The window TAATATTAGCTTGTAGCAAACAGGCTCAACGTCAGCCAGTGTTGTTTGAGTTAGCTAGACAAACAGTATTGCATAATGTTCATTTCGCTGAGTAGCGACgggaaatataaaaatacatcaGAGTACATCATTTAGTCATAGGTAACATAGCATGATAACATCATATCAAATCATTCAttctaacgttaatgttagctagctaggttaGTGGAGTTGCGGGCCAGTGCCGACCATAGACATAGCTACTGTACTTCTATAGTACCGACAGTCAAGGCGACAAGGCCCAAATTCCAACTTGGCCAAATTAAGCTATGGTCGCTAGTTTTCACGTTAAATTCATTATAAGTCAAATATTGTCTCGATGTGACAGTTTGTGCCCTCAACACTGAAGCAGAATCCAGAGGCAACCCCACCAAGTGTGCCGCAAAAGACATTAGTTGAGAGACTACATCGATGAGctttgacatgcagcaaaacaacaaaagacaaagatACTCACTAGGGATCATTTGTAAACCTGGGTGTTCTTGGAGGCTGGTATCCGTAGAGGTGGCAATAAAGCACGTCAAAACAGAAGCAGCACATCTCCGCTGAGACGACCATTTTTCTGCTTCCACCTCCCGAACCAGGTCCCGAGCTGAGATTTGGGGAGAGGCCGGATGAAGTGTAACCGGCCTGGGCTGGGGACAGAGCGTTGGAgccgccgccgctgctgctgctgctactactactgctgctgctgctaacgcTACCCCCGGGTCCCCCCAGGCCGTTGGCTCTGATCACGTTCGCCGCTGCTGCAACGGTCGCGGAGGAGCCAATCCCCAACTCCGAGCCACAATGTCCGCTTCCTGCCACTCCGTTTCCTATCCCCACCCCACCGGGACCCCCCGACCCGGGCGATCCCGACAGCTTCTGCTTCTTCACCCCGCAGCAcccggccgccatcttggaacaATCTGCACCGACACACCGCTTCCGACCCATAACCG is drawn from Sander vitreus isolate 19-12246 chromosome 13, sanVit1, whole genome shotgun sequence and contains these coding sequences:
- the ammecr1 gene encoding nuclear protein AMMECR1 isoform X2: MGRKRCVGADCSKMAAGCCGVKKQKLSGSPGSGGPGGVGIGNGVAGSGHCGSELGIGSSATVAAAANVIRANGLGGPGGSVSSSSSSSSSSSSGGGSNALSPAQAGYTSSGLSPNLSSGPGSGGGSRKMVVSAEMCCFCFDVLYCHLYGYQPPRTPRFTNDPYALKDSRFPPMTRDELPRLFCSVSLLTNFEDVGDYLDWEVGVHGIRIEFFNEKGSKRTATYLPEVAKEQGWDHIQTIDSLLRKGGYKAPITNDFRKTIKLTRYRSEKLTMGYAEYIAHRQHHHYQNGIGHPLPPYNHYS